Proteins from a single region of Candidatus Rubrimentiphilum sp.:
- a CDS encoding ABC transporter permease, with protein sequence MFAYVIEAARVLLANRARSILTVIGLIVGVATIVSVQVAAQGMAGAVSGIFKGTNASTFFVFPKATQGNIVRAALKLSDLALVQQRVPGVVSVIPFSRRQTIIDAGHQRVRLRFGGESDKRFSTSPLAAGRTLDANDIASAASVCVISNNALTRLFPNATSSAGVLGNSIYVGSKRYVIVGVLGKTKIDTAALGLDVSNDVAIPWTTFYNNYQRGSSFFGISVLAAQGTDLKSLEDQTQALLAREHGAQYQYFDFGFFAKAINGFFSVVGLIVGAVGAISLVVAGIGIMNIMLVSVTERTREIGIRKAIGARRGQVLFQFFVEALLLSAFGCLTGMLLGVLLGFIVDKGFIARLSGVTGGIPWLEAVVIAVGFATLVTLVFGTYPAYRAAKLDPIEALRYE encoded by the coding sequence ATGTTCGCTTACGTTATTGAAGCGGCCCGCGTGCTGCTCGCCAATCGCGCGCGCTCGATACTCACGGTCATTGGCCTTATCGTGGGCGTCGCGACGATCGTATCGGTGCAAGTTGCAGCACAAGGCATGGCCGGCGCCGTCAGCGGCATTTTTAAAGGTACGAACGCAAGTACGTTTTTCGTCTTTCCAAAAGCTACACAAGGGAACATCGTTCGCGCCGCCCTCAAGCTGAGCGACCTTGCGCTCGTACAGCAAAGAGTGCCCGGTGTCGTGAGCGTCATTCCATTCTCGAGACGGCAAACGATCATCGACGCCGGGCATCAACGGGTTCGCCTGCGATTCGGAGGCGAGTCCGACAAACGATTCAGCACGTCGCCGCTGGCGGCCGGCCGTACCTTAGACGCGAACGATATCGCGAGCGCCGCTTCCGTTTGCGTGATTTCAAACAACGCTCTCACCCGCCTTTTCCCTAACGCCACCTCGTCCGCAGGCGTCCTCGGCAACTCGATTTATGTCGGCAGCAAACGGTATGTGATCGTCGGCGTGTTGGGAAAGACGAAAATCGATACGGCGGCGCTTGGGCTTGACGTCAGCAACGACGTGGCTATCCCGTGGACAACCTTTTACAACAATTACCAGCGCGGCAGCAGCTTCTTCGGCATCTCGGTACTGGCCGCACAGGGCACAGATCTCAAGTCGCTCGAGGATCAGACGCAAGCGCTGCTGGCCCGCGAACATGGCGCGCAGTATCAGTACTTTGACTTTGGCTTCTTCGCCAAAGCGATCAACGGCTTCTTCAGCGTCGTCGGCTTGATCGTCGGCGCGGTCGGCGCGATCTCGCTGGTCGTCGCCGGGATCGGAATTATGAACATCATGCTGGTTTCCGTCACCGAACGAACGCGCGAGATCGGGATTCGCAAAGCGATTGGCGCGCGTCGCGGGCAGGTGCTGTTCCAGTTTTTCGTCGAGGCGCTGCTGCTCTCTGCGTTTGGCTGCCTTACCGGTATGCTGCTCGGAGTTTTGCTCGGCTTCATCGTCGACAAAGGTTTCATCGCGAGGCTCTCCGGCGTCACCGGCGGCATCCCGTGGCTCGAAGCCGTCGTGATTGCGGTCGGCTTTGCGACGCTGGTGACACTCGTTTTCGGAACTTATCCGGCGTATCGCGCAGCCAAACTCGACCCGATTGAGGCGCTGCGCTATGAATAG
- a CDS encoding ABC transporter permease, with amino-acid sequence MSRFLAYVPEAFESIWRNGSRSALSALGMIIGIASVIAVLGLSQAGASGMKEQIASGGDPGFIVVPDQAQNNPAAATLYYRDAALVQAYAAGSVSQAIPMYQQRNYRVTVSGKSEFVSVTSTRDLTKETGLIVDSGRLTDSQDVAAGANVAELSHDAAQTFFPNGGAVGSTINIGTQRLAVIGVLSIKANLFRSLVGEVVWVPYTTMHHISPGPIDYIEFWPLSRSQNPVEVISDVKAALARIHRRGEYNVQDQLAFNAIFENVLNFIGVGLTFIGGVALFVAGVGIMNIMLVSVSERTREIGIRKSIGANAQDIAMQFLIEATLLSLGGGLIGTVIGVLVVILMRPVIAHAVGSAPVPWAFVIGIAAGFSLAVGIGFGFYPAARAGKLDPVEALRG; translated from the coding sequence ATGTCGCGCTTCCTGGCCTACGTTCCGGAAGCGTTCGAAAGCATCTGGCGCAACGGATCGCGATCGGCGCTTTCCGCACTCGGCATGATCATCGGTATCGCATCTGTGATCGCGGTCCTGGGTCTGAGCCAAGCGGGAGCCAGCGGAATGAAAGAGCAGATTGCAAGCGGCGGCGACCCCGGCTTCATAGTCGTCCCCGACCAAGCGCAGAACAATCCAGCTGCTGCCACGCTCTACTATCGCGACGCGGCGCTCGTGCAAGCATATGCGGCCGGGTCGGTTTCGCAGGCCATCCCAATGTACCAGCAGCGAAATTACCGCGTCACGGTGAGCGGAAAAAGCGAGTTCGTCAGTGTCACCTCAACGCGAGATCTCACGAAGGAGACCGGCCTCATCGTCGATTCCGGGCGGTTGACCGATTCGCAGGACGTCGCCGCAGGTGCGAACGTCGCCGAACTATCGCACGACGCAGCCCAAACATTTTTCCCGAATGGCGGTGCGGTCGGCAGCACGATCAACATCGGGACGCAACGGCTCGCCGTGATCGGCGTGCTTTCGATAAAGGCCAACCTGTTTCGCAGCTTGGTCGGTGAAGTGGTCTGGGTGCCTTACACAACGATGCATCATATCTCGCCGGGGCCTATCGATTACATCGAGTTCTGGCCGCTGAGCCGCTCGCAGAATCCCGTGGAGGTGATTTCGGACGTAAAAGCTGCGCTGGCTCGTATACACCGCCGCGGAGAATACAACGTTCAGGATCAGCTCGCTTTCAACGCCATTTTCGAAAACGTCCTCAACTTTATCGGCGTGGGACTCACCTTCATTGGCGGTGTCGCGCTTTTTGTGGCGGGTGTCGGGATCATGAACATCATGCTCGTCTCCGTCAGCGAACGCACGCGCGAGATCGGCATACGCAAATCGATCGGCGCCAACGCGCAAGATATCGCCATGCAGTTCCTTATTGAAGCGACGCTGCTCTCGCTGGGCGGCGGACTGATCGGAACAGTGATCGGCGTGCTGGTCGTGATCTTGATGCGTCCGGTCATTGCCCATGCCGTCGGCTCCGCGCCGGTCCCATGGGCGTTTGTGATCGGCATCGCTGCGGGCTTCTCGCTCGCGGTAGGCATCGGTTTTGGCTTCTATCCGGCCGCGCGCGCCGGTAAGCTCGATCCGGTGGAAGCGTTGCGCGGCTGA
- a CDS encoding efflux RND transporter periplasmic adaptor subunit, with translation MSKRNRNLIIIVGALVVLIGIALIVGRGQRSTVTVSVVSVKPSTFNSKLPESGIVQRPRVATIPALISGNLAQIYVKPGDNVAAGQLLATIVNPTLAANAAGSQADYNSAAANISTARINEQNAKVGYEAAVQTAKTNLDEAQRIYKADVNLYNNKAIPRNQVDLDKAKLDQAQVQYSQALRQLQLGAVAGYGQSSVQYAQAAAQKAQILNQSNQQQLGFTRISAPVDGTIQTVATQPSDPLTQLRPGDPVTAGQGLFTIAAGGGFVVKAQVDEQDIINVRLGQPVDVTGQDFPGRTLTGRVASISPVATKSTDPSSTARQIVTTVRLDQSPSFLRDGMTVDVDILTTNVKNALVVPTAALGKDGKRAYVFVVRKGKLIKTYVSTGTKNDTQTVVKSGLARGDKVVAATTPLLRDGETVTTAPAGKATPAS, from the coding sequence ATGAGCAAACGCAATCGCAACTTGATCATCATCGTCGGCGCGCTCGTCGTGCTGATAGGCATCGCCTTGATCGTGGGGCGCGGCCAGCGCTCGACGGTTACCGTCAGCGTCGTCTCGGTCAAGCCCTCAACCTTCAACTCCAAGCTTCCTGAAAGCGGCATCGTGCAGCGTCCACGCGTCGCAACGATTCCGGCGCTCATCTCCGGCAACCTCGCGCAGATTTACGTGAAACCCGGCGATAACGTCGCGGCGGGTCAGCTCCTGGCAACCATCGTCAATCCGACGCTTGCAGCCAACGCCGCGGGTTCGCAGGCCGACTATAACTCCGCAGCCGCGAACATCAGCACGGCGCGCATCAACGAGCAGAACGCCAAGGTCGGCTACGAAGCCGCCGTGCAAACGGCCAAAACCAACCTCGATGAAGCGCAGCGCATTTACAAGGCGGACGTCAATCTCTACAACAATAAAGCCATTCCGCGCAACCAGGTCGACTTAGACAAAGCCAAACTCGATCAGGCGCAAGTGCAGTACTCTCAAGCGCTGCGCCAACTGCAACTCGGCGCGGTCGCCGGATATGGGCAGAGCAGTGTACAGTACGCGCAGGCGGCAGCTCAAAAAGCGCAGATCCTGAATCAATCGAATCAGCAGCAGCTCGGCTTTACGCGCATCAGCGCGCCGGTGGACGGCACGATTCAAACGGTCGCGACCCAGCCGTCGGATCCGCTGACGCAGCTTCGCCCCGGCGATCCCGTCACCGCGGGGCAAGGACTGTTCACAATCGCAGCCGGCGGCGGATTTGTCGTGAAGGCGCAAGTCGACGAACAGGACATCATCAACGTCCGGCTCGGACAGCCGGTCGACGTTACCGGTCAGGACTTTCCCGGGCGTACGCTCACCGGCCGTGTTGCCTCCATCTCTCCGGTCGCTACCAAATCAACGGATCCGTCCAGCACAGCGCGGCAAATTGTAACCACGGTGCGGCTCGACCAATCGCCAAGCTTCCTGCGCGACGGCATGACGGTTGACGTCGACATTCTCACAACCAATGTGAAGAATGCGCTTGTCGTCCCCACCGCGGCACTCGGTAAAGATGGGAAGCGCGCCTACGTCTTCGTTGTCCGCAAAGGAAAGCTGATAAAAACCTACGTCAGTACCGGAACCAAGAACGACACGCAAACCGTCGTCAAGTCGGGTCTGGCGCGAGGCGACAAAGTAGTCGCGGCGACCACGCCGCTCCTGCGTGACGGCGAGACCGTGACCACCGCACCGGCCGGCAAAGCCACACCCGCGAGCTAA
- a CDS encoding TolC family protein — protein sequence MIARGRTIATSCLLLSLAAPASAGAAGLTLPDAVKYAVTHSPQVIKQQSVVAQLHEQYVKLHSASLPNATGQLQNFSQKSNNLQGNFAIAGISQARTFSQNTAQIGSNYTFDTGFLSTLQALAAKSQEAAAQADLRKTKDDLANSVAAGFYDIATKDETTRLAASDVQYQHVLLTVAQAKARAGVAAEVDVLRAQASEDKSRSTLIADQSQAANARETLAQLIGAPLDTAFDVPSTIAQPPLPSEPLDRLIAIAQANRPDIVSAQSSLAAAQTTRKGFDRELFPTVQMSAFFGNQFSPTNAVQLQDQLNSQFPPGQAPKVPRGSPGFWQLQAISTFTLPLWDYGARRSERENDDAQVVAAQNSLDTANQQVALEVRQAYRAAQTAQAQLQYAGGEVRAAVESARVARLQYRSGLIAIGDVLLAQEAALSSQIDLYNARVAYVEAIIKLRVALGIYDAPAAVAGL from the coding sequence ATGATCGCTCGCGGGCGTACGATTGCAACTTCATGTCTGCTTCTCTCGCTAGCGGCGCCGGCATCAGCCGGCGCCGCCGGCCTGACGCTGCCCGACGCGGTGAAATACGCCGTTACGCACAGTCCTCAAGTTATTAAACAGCAATCCGTTGTCGCGCAACTTCACGAGCAATACGTAAAACTGCACTCGGCATCGCTTCCGAACGCGACGGGGCAGCTGCAAAACTTCTCGCAAAAATCCAATAACCTGCAAGGCAACTTTGCCATAGCCGGCATCTCGCAGGCGCGCACGTTCAGTCAAAACACCGCGCAAATCGGCTCGAACTATACGTTCGACACCGGCTTTCTTTCGACGCTCCAAGCACTTGCCGCCAAGTCGCAAGAGGCTGCGGCGCAAGCCGACTTGCGCAAGACGAAGGATGATCTGGCGAACAGCGTGGCGGCCGGCTTCTATGACATTGCCACCAAGGATGAGACCACGCGGTTGGCGGCGTCGGACGTGCAGTACCAGCACGTTCTGCTGACCGTCGCGCAAGCCAAAGCACGCGCAGGTGTCGCGGCCGAAGTAGACGTGCTGCGCGCCCAAGCGTCCGAAGATAAAAGCCGCTCGACCCTGATCGCAGACCAGTCGCAAGCAGCCAACGCGCGCGAGACGCTCGCGCAGCTGATCGGCGCGCCGCTGGATACCGCTTTCGATGTGCCGTCCACGATCGCGCAGCCGCCGCTTCCTTCGGAGCCGCTCGACCGGCTTATCGCAATCGCGCAAGCGAACCGGCCGGACATTGTCAGCGCGCAGTCCAGCTTGGCCGCCGCGCAGACCACGCGCAAGGGCTTCGATCGCGAACTCTTTCCGACGGTGCAGATGTCGGCTTTTTTCGGTAATCAATTCTCGCCGACGAACGCCGTACAACTGCAGGATCAGCTGAACTCGCAATTCCCGCCGGGTCAGGCGCCCAAGGTTCCGCGCGGGTCGCCCGGCTTTTGGCAACTGCAAGCGATCAGCACCTTCACGCTGCCGCTCTGGGACTACGGAGCTCGCAGGTCGGAACGTGAAAACGACGACGCGCAAGTGGTCGCGGCGCAAAACTCGCTCGATACCGCCAATCAGCAAGTGGCGTTGGAAGTACGCCAAGCCTACCGAGCGGCCCAAACGGCGCAGGCGCAACTGCAGTACGCCGGCGGCGAAGTGCGCGCGGCCGTCGAGTCGGCGCGCGTCGCCCGCCTGCAATACCGGAGCGGCCTCATTGCAATCGGCGACGTTCTGCTAGCGCAGGAGGCCGCACTCTCTTCTCAGATCGATCTTTACAACGCACGCGTCGCTTACGTCGAAGCGATCATCAAACTGCGCGTCGCGCTCGGCATCTATGATGCCCCAGCTGCGGTCGCCGGACTCTAG
- a CDS encoding DUF6531 domain-containing protein, producing the protein MDVTMGAANPTGTNSWWTYRGGGLPGVGEYMVNVANGNLVVETTDVDVHERGVNLTFQRNYNSLSLRNWNANGQSDDGAPTPSTYGSGWTNTFDTHLAGNSSGGISVFDADGARYDYTPNGTGCLTAPAGVHTTLCFDGGCGYLWGKKDGTVYYYWTPWLATNCLGGRPDLAAYSGRLYMIFGRNNNNWIRLTYSWAGGDSSTTSNLTQIVAQHENGQALTLSFGSLNGKILLSSITRPDNQQIIYQYAPNPGGSNAYSNLEEVDLPGNNAGTIHQQYGYYSDTGLMYWANSPRWFGSGAGEGSFTIFYYDGSARISAVDLYGWGNFTPADGTGAVLQSNYPNQYGTIRYLTLSYSSGETQFTDLDGHATNWFFDTLGRVTQTQSWTGSLWLISSATWNSDNAPTEMVDQRGNASDYAYDSNGNIIAAALPAVSTSQGTFRPTSLYSYDRTNNANNIVAYCDATRTHALGQDWAGSPGSSDSLCPNQAGATRYSWDYSDGAEPFGRITSSFTPLGYHRSFSYDSGAQGGDFGLPTAQTGDCVSQNDGTNRCPSQTYSYDGLGNLTSHNKGNGTWTSTFDAMNQPVSTTDPDGVTIRTCYYSNGQISARQSALQYQMDGGTVCGSHSVAFTYDFNGNEKTETHHFGNVAATTTKWYDGVDRLVEVKQPQDPQDVYQNAWITRYLYDLSQGGTVSFTNGTTQYYAAHGSLFKTQELLAATSTWYWGLAQLNNNAFQDIKGTARDALDRVVSRYGPNETFTYDSSPGTYGALAQHCNALNVCGNVSYDNAGQTIQVSFTDGSTPSATAMYDPNGRAVSLTSSVFGAQSYSFDADGRETQSVEPSGGGVTSPATITYHYYADGRRSSLDVSSSGLSQANLLSYSYRADGKLQQQQINLSSNAIVGNSAINMTYSNGGRIVQRSESGPAANPTPTTVSYDINNGSNTGTVTALNYPAVNVSGFSYDAEGDLLSYQDSIVNVGASTRSFAYTDRHEEQMDSRSNVPAGTNANANFANGVMVAGTYNQNELSWNATGGTATGWDNPSNSETGNSTAFGYDTAGRQTSRDDTIYRFGNPFSYVSTRQYDAENRIISGSQQTRGLGLAGTYNTLTADQWGPNGHPILIGSTPRVSNATPSTSQLAYDTLHWDGGRLLFTTNSQGQVDDIKLAAGGDVTPLDAGYSGLTFWDRLAGSVAFCHNATGAAGNDASSTTHTANGCTLVGGQSMQQPTSIAWSSAGLAGGVGQGHILGMPGTDGLSDGTGILQGVRLYDPQLGGWTTPDAFQGRLDSPITQKSYVWNNDNSLAFSDPSGNDPAGETFWGTVGGTVGFILGAVAVVAVCVLIVAAAPEVLAAVAVVAGEAALESTAIEVTAADVVEGLDTVAGFDVPLFRIPFVRIPAIAQPLAKMAGAVGAAIGSHIGEDYAKSKDTAPSHNSFVFTYIWGDFETMDHQVLQYFYVTRVHNAENYGFHHGVLHDPFEGLNGAYDTMQSALNGGPGMMNYCWSCDHSSFAPAGNPFPR; encoded by the coding sequence ATGGATGTCACCATGGGTGCAGCAAATCCAACCGGAACCAATTCGTGGTGGACATATCGCGGGGGTGGCCTTCCCGGGGTAGGCGAGTACATGGTCAATGTCGCCAATGGTAACTTGGTCGTGGAAACTACGGATGTCGATGTGCACGAACGGGGAGTCAATCTCACCTTCCAACGGAACTACAACTCCCTGAGTCTACGCAATTGGAACGCAAATGGGCAAAGCGATGACGGCGCTCCTACGCCGAGTACCTATGGTTCAGGCTGGACCAATACTTTTGACACCCATCTGGCAGGCAATTCCTCTGGTGGCATTTCTGTTTTTGACGCTGACGGCGCGCGCTATGACTATACGCCGAATGGCACCGGTTGTTTAACGGCGCCGGCGGGAGTGCACACGACGCTTTGCTTTGATGGCGGTTGCGGGTATCTGTGGGGCAAGAAAGATGGCACGGTCTACTACTATTGGACACCGTGGCTCGCAACGAATTGCTTGGGCGGTAGACCGGATCTTGCGGCATATTCCGGCCGCCTCTATATGATCTTCGGCCGCAACAACAACAACTGGATCCGTTTAACATACTCTTGGGCAGGCGGAGACTCTTCTACGACTTCCAACCTCACGCAAATAGTTGCCCAACATGAAAACGGACAGGCCCTTACGCTCTCGTTTGGTAGTCTCAACGGAAAAATACTTCTCTCGAGCATCACGCGCCCGGATAATCAGCAGATCATTTATCAGTACGCCCCCAATCCTGGCGGGTCAAACGCCTACAGCAACTTAGAAGAAGTTGACCTCCCCGGCAATAACGCAGGTACCATTCACCAACAATACGGTTACTATTCGGACACAGGTCTCATGTACTGGGCCAATTCACCCAGGTGGTTCGGCAGCGGCGCCGGCGAAGGTTCCTTCACAATCTTTTACTATGATGGCAGTGCTCGTATCAGTGCGGTTGACCTATACGGCTGGGGCAATTTTACGCCTGCAGATGGTACGGGAGCCGTACTCCAATCCAATTATCCAAATCAGTACGGCACGATACGATACCTAACTCTTTCGTACTCTTCAGGCGAAACACAGTTTACCGACCTCGATGGGCACGCGACGAACTGGTTTTTTGACACACTAGGCCGAGTCACCCAGACTCAAAGTTGGACCGGTTCTCTCTGGCTGATCTCATCGGCTACGTGGAACAGCGACAATGCTCCCACGGAAATGGTAGACCAGCGTGGAAATGCCTCAGACTACGCTTACGATTCAAACGGAAACATTATCGCAGCAGCGCTTCCGGCCGTCTCAACGAGTCAGGGGACTTTCAGGCCAACGAGCTTATATTCTTATGATCGCACGAACAATGCGAACAACATCGTAGCCTATTGTGATGCTACTCGAACGCATGCTCTAGGCCAAGACTGGGCCGGCAGTCCCGGCAGCAGTGACTCGCTCTGCCCGAACCAAGCCGGCGCAACGCGATACAGTTGGGATTATAGCGACGGCGCCGAGCCCTTTGGACGAATCACGAGCTCTTTTACGCCGTTGGGCTATCACCGATCGTTTTCATACGATTCCGGAGCACAGGGCGGCGACTTCGGCCTACCTACTGCCCAAACGGGTGACTGCGTCTCACAAAATGACGGCACCAACCGGTGTCCATCGCAAACGTATTCCTACGACGGCCTCGGCAATCTAACGTCGCATAATAAAGGCAACGGCACATGGACATCGACGTTTGATGCAATGAATCAGCCTGTTTCGACAACGGATCCGGATGGCGTGACCATCCGCACCTGCTATTATTCGAATGGACAAATCAGCGCGCGGCAATCCGCGTTACAATACCAAATGGACGGGGGAACGGTCTGCGGGTCGCATTCTGTCGCGTTTACGTATGATTTCAATGGAAACGAAAAAACTGAAACACACCATTTTGGAAACGTTGCGGCGACAACAACAAAATGGTATGACGGCGTTGACCGTTTGGTGGAGGTTAAGCAGCCTCAAGATCCGCAGGACGTCTATCAGAACGCTTGGATCACTCGATACCTGTACGATCTATCGCAAGGTGGAACCGTAAGCTTCACTAACGGAACTACACAATACTACGCTGCACACGGAAGTCTTTTTAAGACCCAAGAACTCCTTGCCGCAACGTCGACTTGGTACTGGGGGCTTGCCCAGCTTAACAACAACGCATTCCAAGACATCAAGGGCACAGCGCGTGATGCGCTCGATCGGGTAGTCTCGAGATATGGTCCGAACGAGACATTTACATACGATAGCTCGCCCGGCACGTACGGCGCTCTGGCTCAGCATTGCAACGCGTTGAACGTTTGTGGGAATGTTTCATATGACAATGCCGGTCAGACCATCCAAGTATCATTTACCGATGGGTCTACTCCGTCAGCAACCGCTATGTATGATCCAAATGGTCGCGCAGTCAGCCTGACCTCTTCCGTATTTGGGGCGCAGTCCTATAGCTTTGACGCAGACGGCAGGGAGACGCAATCTGTAGAGCCATCGGGCGGCGGGGTGACCTCGCCGGCGACAATAACCTATCACTACTACGCTGACGGCCGTCGCTCATCACTGGACGTATCTTCGTCGGGGCTAAGCCAAGCGAATCTCTTGAGCTACTCCTACCGCGCCGACGGCAAGCTCCAACAGCAGCAGATTAATTTATCCAGTAACGCAATCGTGGGAAATAGCGCGATCAATATGACCTACAGTAACGGCGGCCGAATCGTTCAGCGAAGCGAGAGCGGGCCGGCGGCCAACCCGACACCCACGACGGTATCCTACGACATAAACAACGGCTCAAACACGGGAACCGTCACCGCCCTAAACTATCCCGCCGTGAATGTCAGTGGGTTCTCATACGACGCGGAAGGCGATCTTCTCAGCTATCAGGACTCAATCGTTAACGTTGGAGCGTCAACGCGCTCCTTCGCATATACTGATCGGCACGAAGAGCAAATGGATTCCCGCTCAAATGTTCCGGCAGGTACAAACGCAAACGCCAACTTTGCGAATGGCGTCATGGTAGCAGGCACGTATAACCAGAATGAATTGTCTTGGAACGCGACAGGCGGAACCGCCACAGGCTGGGATAATCCGTCAAACAGTGAGACCGGCAACTCGACCGCTTTTGGCTACGATACCGCCGGGCGACAAACATCTCGCGATGACACAATTTACAGGTTCGGAAATCCTTTCAGCTACGTCTCGACCCGCCAGTACGACGCGGAGAACCGTATCATCAGCGGTTCGCAACAAACGCGCGGCCTGGGATTAGCCGGCACATACAATACCCTGACAGCCGACCAATGGGGTCCAAACGGCCATCCAATACTGATCGGATCCACTCCGAGGGTATCAAACGCAACTCCTTCGACGTCACAACTCGCTTATGACACCTTGCATTGGGATGGTGGCCGTTTGCTCTTCACCACCAATTCGCAAGGGCAGGTCGACGATATCAAGCTAGCGGCTGGAGGAGACGTAACGCCGCTCGACGCCGGATACTCAGGACTGACTTTCTGGGACCGTCTTGCTGGGTCTGTGGCCTTTTGCCATAACGCAACCGGTGCAGCAGGCAACGACGCAAGCTCGACAACGCACACAGCCAACGGTTGTACTCTGGTAGGTGGACAATCTATGCAACAGCCCACCTCAATTGCTTGGAGCAGCGCGGGGTTGGCTGGAGGTGTGGGCCAGGGTCATATTCTGGGCATGCCGGGAACCGACGGGCTCTCGGACGGAACCGGAATTCTTCAAGGTGTCAGGCTATACGATCCGCAGCTGGGCGGATGGACAACTCCCGACGCCTTCCAAGGCAGACTCGACAGTCCCATCACTCAGAAGAGCTATGTCTGGAACAACGACAACTCGCTCGCTTTCAGCGATCCGAGCGGAAACGATCCGGCCGGCGAGACCTTCTGGGGTACCGTCGGCGGAACGGTCGGCTTCATACTGGGCGCCGTCGCCGTTGTCGCCGTATGTGTACTGATAGTTGCGGCTGCGCCGGAGGTCCTTGCAGCAGTCGCCGTAGTTGCGGGGGAGGCCGCGCTTGAATCCACGGCGATTGAGGTCACCGCGGCGGATGTCGTAGAGGGACTCGATACCGTTGCCGGCTTTGACGTGCCGCTCTTCAGAATACCGTTCGTCAGAATTCCTGCGATAGCGCAGCCACTTGCGAAAATGGCGGGTGCCGTCGGCGCCGCAATAGGATCGCACATCGGCGAGGACTATGCGAAATCCAAAGACACAGCTCCGTCGCATAATTCGTTTGTCTTTACATACATCTGGGGAGATTTCGAAACTATGGACCATCAAGTACTCCAGTATTTCTATGTGACAAGGGTCCATAATGCGGAAAACTACGGCTTCCATCATGGCGTACTCCACGACCCATTCGAGGGACTAAACGGTGCATACGACACGATGCAAAGCGCCCTTAACGGCGGCCCGGGCATGATGAACTACTGCTGGTCCTGCGATCACAGTAGCTTTGCGCCCGCTGGAAATCCGTTCCCGCGTTAA
- a CDS encoding lytic transglycosylase domain-containing protein translates to MTSAAGRYAVPSGLVHAVLMAESAGRPNALSSAGAQGLMQLMPGTAHGCGIGNPFDPFENVDCGTRYLGGLLRRYHNNVKLAVAAYNAGPGAVNKYGGVPPYAETRAYVARVLDSYER, encoded by the coding sequence GTGACCTCAGCTGCCGGGAGGTATGCGGTGCCCAGCGGATTAGTGCACGCAGTGCTCATGGCTGAATCTGCGGGCAGGCCCAATGCGCTCAGCAGCGCGGGCGCGCAAGGGCTGATGCAGCTGATGCCGGGCACTGCTCATGGTTGCGGTATCGGCAATCCGTTCGATCCGTTTGAGAACGTGGACTGCGGCACGCGTTATTTGGGTGGTTTACTGAGGCGCTACCATAACAACGTGAAGTTAGCGGTCGCCGCCTACAATGCTGGGCCCGGTGCGGTTAACAAATACGGCGGCGTTCCACCATATGCCGAAACACGGGCGTATGTCGCACGGGTGCTCGACTCCTACGAACGGTAG